The DNA segment GAGCACACCAGGCTTGAATCCACCTACCTTTCAGCAGAGTAAGATGAAGGCCTGTCAGTGGTGGTAGTGGTGTGACTGAGAGCCCCGCCCTGTGCTGCTCAGCACTGTATTTCCTCTgcagttattattatgatcattgTCTTGGATTTCCAAATTTAGTTTTGATGCAAATTTGTgtcatgaaatgttttaaaagacaCAATTTTCCACAATTAGGGGACTTAAATTTCTTTCTCAATTAATGTCAtacagcttttttaaaaaaagttactTGTGGAGGAAATACAGATCAGTCTTCCATTCCTTGTCTGCTTATGCTGACAGCCCCACTTGAGTGTAATCTGTCTTTTGGGTGtctgatgtattacttgattgTGCAATGAATTTCACCAATGACTTTGCTCATGCTGCCCCAGTGTTGGATTGCAACATTCAACAAAATGGATGATTAAATGTCGTTTGTCTTCTTCCAGCTGACCTTTCTCAGGTGTGGCCCGAGGCAAACCAGCACTTTAGCAAAGAGATAGACGATGAGGCAAACAGTTACTTCCAGCGCATCTACAACCACCCACCTCACCCGACCATGTCCGTGGATGAAGTATGTAcccattttattcttttcttgcATATATACaaactttgtaaaaaaaaatgtgttcatgaaAAATTGTCCACTGTTTACTAGTTCTACTCATCAATGTTCTAAATGTTACTGTGCTTCAAATTCACTCATCTCCCACTGCGTTATTGTGCAGGTACTCGAGATGCTGCAGAGGTTCAAGGATTCAACCATCAAGCGGGAGCGAGAGGTCTTCAACTGCATGCTTCGGAACTTGTTTGAGGAATACCGGTTCTTCCCCCAGTACCCAGACAAGGAGCTGCACATCACTGCCTGCCTTTTTGGTGGAATTATCGAGAAGGGTCTCGTCACCTACATGGCCCTTGGCTTAGCCCTCCGATATGTCCTTGAAGCCTTAAGAAAACCCTATGGATCCAAAATGTATTACTTTGGAATAGCTGCCCTAGATAGGTTCAAAAACAGGTATTAATgtgctttaaaagaaaaggtttAACATAGCACCTGTCGTTTTATGTCATGCTAATGTATCTTATATTTTTAGACTAAAGGACTATCCTCAGTATTGTCAACACTTGGCTTCAATTGCCCACTTCTTGCAGTTTCCCCACCATTTACAAGAGGTAATCAGGTTTCCTTAATTTATGTTGTAACCATTTTAAAGCTTTAGTTTCTCCTCTCTGATGACAGAAAGGGTATTCCACATACTGATAGATTAAATCTCCCGCTCTGTATCTTTCAATATCCTGTGTGTGCAGTATATCGAGTATGGCCAACAGTCACGGGACCCTCCGGTGAAGATGCAAGGCTCCATCACCACACCTGGTAGTCTGGCACTGGCACAAGTTCAAGCCCAGTCCCAATCGCAGCCACCTGGTGGCCCTAAAGCCCCACAGCCAGGTCCGCCCAGCACCCTCGTCACCCCCTCCACGACTACAACCACAGCAGCAAAGACCACCACAATTACAAGACCAACGCCCAGCACCTTCAAGAAGGATGTGCCGGTGAGTTGATTGTCCACTCTTAGCAATTGGTTTACGTTTTTATGCATGAAACTCATACACGTATAAAGTCCTTACTACTGTTTCAAAAGCTAAACTGTCCTTGTTCCTCTTTGCAGCCCTCCATAAACACTACCAACATTGACACACTGCTGGTGGCGACTGACCAAAACGAAAGAATTGTAGagcctccagagaatgtccaggAGAAGATCGCTTTTATCTTCAACAACCTGTCCCAGTCCAACATGACACAGAAGGTAAAGGGGACACTAACAAAACATTCACTGTAGTCCgaagaaaacatgaatgtttaataaccttttttttaatattaaccATATGTTCTATTTCTCAGGTGGAGGAGTTGAAAGAGACTGTGAAGGATGAGTTTATGCCCTGGGTGTCTCAGTACCTCGTGATGAAGCGTGTCAGCATTGAGCCCAACTTCCACAGTCTGTACTCCAACTTTCTGGACACTCTCAAGAACCCAGAGTTTGTCAAGATGGTCCTCAATGAGACTTACAGGAACATCAAGGTAAAAGAGTGGAAGAGGGCGGCTTTAAATGCGCATTTTCCTGCCTATTTTCTtagtgtaaaacattttttaacccATTAAGGGTCATCATTTCTGAAATACTCACATTTCCCTATTATCTGTTTTTCAGGTGCTCTTGACCTCGGACAAGGCAGCTGCCAATTTCTCTGATCGCTCCCTGCTGAAGAATCTGGGCCACTGGTTGGGGATGATAACACTGGCTAAGAACAAGCCCATCCTCTATACAGTAAGAATTTGTAACACGTTCACTGGCTCTGTTGTATCATTATGGGATGGATCACCTgtcagatttttaaatatatttttccttttcccagGATCTGGAAGTCAAGTCTCTGCTACTAGAAGCCTACGTGAAAGGCCAGCAGGAATTACTTTATGTGGTTCCCTTTGTGGCGAAGGTTTTGGAATCTAGTCTGCGGAGCATGGTGAGCAACACAGAAAGCAACtgaaagacattttcattcaaatgGCATTTCTTTATACCACTGCCCTTATCAAACTACTGTAATTTACTTAATTCCCCCTCAATGAattaacaaatgtgttttttttatgctgtaGGTTTTCAGGCCCCAGAATCCCTGGACTATGGCCATCATGAATGTCCTTGCTGAGCTTCATCAGGAACATGACCTCAAGGTAAAACAAATACTCCTCCCCTTAACCCTAGTAGCCATAGAAACCCAAGCCCTGATCTCATTGGAATCATAGTGAGAAGGACACTGCTTGTcctttttattaacatttttgatTTGGTGATGTATATGCACTAATCTTACCACATAAGTCATATCCAATCATATCTGTATTTTAACTAATACAGCCAAAATAGGCCTAAACCCTCATGTTGTCAAGTGGCTATTCTGCATTTACCAATAACTCCAATATGTTCCAGTTGAACTTAATTACAACTTTTCATTCAATGGTACCTTTGTACAATTATGACATGTATCAGTAGACAAGTGTAATTGTATTGCTCACATTgatctcttgttttttttttttttgcagcttaaCTTAAAGTTTGAAATTGAAGTTCTGTGTAAGAACTTGTCTCTGGACATAAATGACCTGAAGCCTGGAACCCTCCTGAAGGACAAGGACAAGCTGAAGTGTCTGGAGGAGCAACTTTCTGCACCAAAGAAGGAGGCAAAACCCCCGGAGGAGTTGCTACCAGTCTCTACCACAGGTGGATACTAAATACTTTTTGGTTCTCAACCTGCTCCTACATCTGGATTATGTTGTCAGCCAGAGATGATCAGTTTAATGCAACAACCAACATGTCACCATCTTAAATTATAGTCTAACTTGTCTGTGTTAGGATTCACCTGTCttattgtttaaatgttttggtcCTCGGGTCTACATATCCTgcttaaatgcattttaattattgttgtaatttatttgcttgctttttattaatgtttgtgGACAGTGATATTAATCCCATTATAGTCTTTTGTCCAACAGGGGACTTTGTCCCATTCGCAGCTCCTCCCTCAACCCCAGCTGCCACCACCACCGCCTGCACAACCACTGGGCCCCCGACCCCACAGTTCAGTTACCATGACATCAATGTGTACGCCTTGGCTGGCCTGGCTCCACACATCAATATAAATGTCAATGTAAGTGTTAAAACCCCTGAAGACAAACGCACCTCGTCTCgcgtcttttctttctcctgttgaaaaatattttcttctcctttcttgACTTTTCTCTCACGTTTCTCCATCTTCCCTCTTCAGATCCCTCTGCTACAGGCCCATCCTCAGTTGAAGCAGTGTGTACGGCAATCAGTAGAGCGAGCCGTCCAGGAGCTAGTGCATCCTGTGGTTGATCGCTCTATTAAAATTGCTATGACAACCTGTGAGCAGATCATCAGGAAGGACTTTGCCCTGGATTCAGAGGAGTCCCGCATGCGGGTCGCTGCCCATCATATGATGAGAAACCTGACCGCTGGCATGGCCATGATCACCTGCCGCGAGCCGCTGCTCATGAGCATCGCCACCAACCTGAAGAACAgttttgctgctgctctcagggTAAGATGAAGAACATGAAGGCAAACATCAACAATTATTGAACCATAAGAAATGGAGAAAGCTTAATTTCCCCCAAACACCcacctttcctttcttttttgtctAATAACCTGCAACATTCCCACTTCTTTAACTTCAACTGTTTATTCTCTCAGGCACCAACCCCACAACAAAGGGAAATGATGGAAGAGGCTGCTGCTCGGATCGCTCAAGACAACTGTGAATTAGCTTGTTGTTTCATTCAGAAAACGGCTGTGGAGAAGGCTGGTCCTGAAATGGACAAGAGACTGGCCACGGTGAGACCTGCAGAAGAAAAAACGAAAATATGAATGCATTTCTTATCCATCAACTGTGGACAATGTCACATCAGCATTAAGTTATTAAGCCATTAATTAGCATtgtagataataataataatactggaAACTGAACAGTCCAAGTCTAATAACAGGTTTTCTGTTGTATTCTggaaatgtgcatgttttactGCCACCGGGTCTAAAGACAATATTGGCAAACTTCAACAACAAGCCTCAATAAGTGGAAAGTGTGTAATTTCCATTCTCGTCTTTTGTGTTATTCAgtttacataaatatattaaactaAAGTAAACTGTAATAAAAATTGTATGATTTCTTAATCTGGTATTTCTTATTCTAGGAGTTTGAGCTGAGGAAGCACGCACGCCAGGAGGGACGGCGTTATTGTGATCCGGTTGTCCTGACTTACCAAGCTGAACGTATGCCCGAGCAGATAAGACTCAAGGTAAGATCCCTGGAACATCCAGTCTCctgaatatcatttaaaataagaGACCATCTGTTGTGATTGTGAACACCAGCTTTGAACAGGTCTTATTTTCTTGGTAGCTCACTTACAGGAACCTTCCAGTATGTCCAGTAGGATTATGATGATTCAGCAATTTTTTTCACGCTGCCGTCAGTCCCTggacacattttaacaaacttCATGTCCATCTTTCAGGTGGGAGGAGTGGACCCGAAGCAACTGGCTGTGTATGAGGAGTTTGCCAGAAATGTTCCCGGTTTCCTCCCCAGTAATGATCTCTCACAACCCACTGGCTTCCTGGCTCAGCCCATGAAGGTGAGGCCCTGGTGACGATTAACACAATTCTTCAGTGctcattaaaatgattgtgAATCTGATTTATGCCAATTGTATTccttaaaaaatacaatacagttTATAAGAAAATGAAATCGCTAACACCTGACTAAGTGCTCCGTGTGTCATGTCAGGTAAAGTAGCACCACAGGTGAATATTGCCATTTTAAGCCCTCAGAACTAAATCCCATGTCCCTctatgtttgtttacagcaacagGCATGGGCCACAGACGATGTGGCTCAGATCTACGATAAGTGCATGGCAGACTTAGAGCAACATCTTCATGCTATCCCCCCCGCCCTCGCCATGAACCCCTTGACCCAGTCCCTGCGCAGCCTGCTGGAGGCAGTGGCTTTGGCACGGAACTCCAGGGACGGCATCGCCGCACTTGGCCTCCTGCAGAAGGTAGAGTGGTTACTTCTGTAGCTCCAGTTAAGTCTGAAGTCCTAGTATCCATTTGTATTGGCGTGCTTTACTAAGTTGGTTTCTCCATTTCTTCCAGGCTGTTGAAGGTCTTCTTGATGCCACTAGTGGGGCTGATGCCGACCTGCTGCTCCGCTACAGAGAGTGCCACCTGCTGGTGCTCAAAGCCCTGCAGGACGGACGTGCCTATGGACCACAGTGGTGCAATAAGCAGATCACCAGGTGAATTATCATATTCTCTGTGGTGCACGACACAAGGTGACTCCTTACACAGGATGTTTTGTAAAGATTAATGTCTGATTTACCTGGTGTTTGTGGTTACAGGTGTCTGATAGAATGCCGTGATGAGTACAAATACAACGTAGAAGCTGTTGAGCTTCTGATCAGGAACCATCTTGTGAATATGCAGCAGTATGACTTACACCTGGCACAGGTACAAAATACACACTTAAACAGTCTGTAGTTAacattgatattttattttctatctcTACAGCTTATTTTGGGGCTTGGTGTAGTAATATGAACATGATGATGGTACATTGGCACTTGATTTATTCctgtaatttaatttttgtcattttcttttttcttccagtcTATGGAAAATGGATTGCACTACATGGCAGTTGCGTTCGCCATGCAGTtagtgaagctgctgctcgtAGATGAACGCAGTGTCAGCCATGTCACAGAGGCTGACCTCTTCCACACCATTGAGACTTTGATGAGGACTTGTGCACACTCCAGAGCCAACGCACCTGAGGGGTAAAGAACTGCTGCAGTGCTAAAACTGTTTATCATTTGCTGTTGTACATTATCTGTAGGTTTCAAGTTTCCATTTGAGAATATGGCTACACTGATGGCAGGAGTAGTCTGGGCCCCAGTGTAAAGTACTAAGTCCCTGTTGTGATTATCTGAAACACTGAATTTGACTGATTACCAAGTCCACATAGTAAACAAAGAATGTACTACTTGTTGGCCCAGTTGCAGTACTTTGACAACCCACTACACTTTGTATCAGGGTCACACTGGATCTAATCCATATAGTATTTACCAGgttattttagattttctgcCATTTGAAGCTAATTTATTAAATGCACATGGAGTGGCTGTATTCACTAAAGCTTTAACACTGACTGCTCGTTTTGTCCTCgtcctcagtcttccccagcTCATGGATGTTGTGCGCTCCAATTACGAAGCCATGATTGACCGGGCCCACGGTGGACCCAACTTTATGATGCACTCTGGGATTTCACAGGCTTCAGAATACGACGATCCCCCAGGCCTGAGGGAGAAGGCGGAGTACCTGTTGAGGGAATGGGTGAACCTGTatcactcagctgctgctggcAGGGACAGTACCAAAGCATTCTCTGCCTTTGTTGGCCAGGTAAACACTTATTTATCAATTCTGTAAAAATGCCCTGAAATCCATTGCTCCTCGTGTTAACCTCACGTCTCCCGCTTTTGTCTCCAGATGCACGGACAGGGAATCTTAAAGACTGATGACCTGATCACAAGGTTCTTTCGGCTGtgcacagaaatgtgtgtggAGATCAGCTATCGGGCAcaagctgagcagcagcacaaccCAGCAGCCAGCGCAGCCATCATCAGAGCCAAGTGTTACCACAACCTGGATGCCTTTGTGAGGCTGATAGCCCTGCTGGTCAAACACTCTGGAGAGGCCACCAACACAGTGACAAAGATCAACCTCCTCAACAAGGTACAGAAggttataatatatataattactaAATATATCTAAGTAGAGGGATATTCTTCTCAAACTGTTACATGAATACGGGCATGTGTGATGTAGATTCAAACAGGCAGCTGATAAAAGCCTCACTTGATTATTTCCCATGTAAACCCTGATTTCTTGATTCTGATCACGTTCTCCTTTCTTGCCTTTAGGTGCTGGGTATCGTTGTTGGGGTGTTGATCCAGGACCATGATGTCCGTCAGACAGAATTCCAACAGCTGCCATACCACCGCATTTTCATCATGCTGCTGTTGGAGCTCAATGCTCCTGAACACGTCCTCGAGACCATCAACTTCCAGACACTCACTGCCTTCTGGTAAGACCTTCATGAGCATCAACCGTGACTGAGTTACTATATTCAGTTTGTAGTTTAAATGCATAGTTAGTGGttaaagatgttttctttgGATTAACTTTTTCCCTCCATCTGCAGCAATACCTTCCACATCCTGAGACCCACCAAGGCCCCTGGCTTTGTGTACGCCTGGCTGGAACTCATCTCCCATCGCATCTTCATTGCCAGAATGCTCGCGCACACACCACAGCAGAAGGTAATCAACAACAATGCTATTTTgacaaacttttttaaaaaaatcttacatttgattttctttatagACTTATCTCCCTGTTTTCCCTAAACTTGCAGTTTTTGAATTTTGGTCTAATTGCCTGTTCTCTTCCAGGGTTGGCCCATGTACGCACAGCTGCTGATTGATCTCTTCAAGTACCTGGCACCTTTCCTGAGGAATGTAGAACTCAACAAACCTATGCAAATCCTCTACAAGGTGCTCTCTCCTGTTTCCTTAGCAACAGCTGCCTGTATCAGACAAGTTCAGCAAAAGCGTTTCTGTCCCCTTGGTTGCATGAAGATGTTCtaatctttttaaaatgtgctgtttcAGGGTACACTGCGAGTGCTCCTGGTCCTGCTGCACGACTTCCCAGAGTTCCTGTGTGACTATCACTACGGCTTCTGTGACGTTATTCCACCCAACTGCATCCAGCTCCGCAACCTCATCCTCAGTGCCTTCCCACGCAACATGAGGCTCCCGGACCCGTTCACACCCAATCTCAAGGTACAGTCTCCCTTTCTCttaaagcagcagtttgagTTTGTAATAATGATATCGGTCACCACAAATTGGTCAGGCTTTAGTTTGGATTATTTATTAGGAGACTTAACACATGATGTAATAAATTAATGTTTctatctaccccccccccccacccccccgcagGTGGACATGCTGAGTGAGATCAACATCGCTCCCCGTATCCTCACCAACTTCACAGGCGTCATGCCTTCCCAGTTCAAGAAGGACCTGGACTCGTATCTGAAGACCCGATCACCAGTCACTTTCCTCTCAGAGCTGCGCAGCAACCTGCAGGTAAGACCAGTGTCGATCTGTTCAACCTTATTATTGTTACTCTGAGGATTAATATGCTCCAATTAATATTAATGCTTTAATGATTCTTTCTGTCTCCAGGTGTCCAATGAGCCAGGAAATCGCTACAACATCCAGCTGATCAATGCTCTCGTGCTGTACGTAGGCACACAGGCCATCGCTCACATCCACAACAAGGGCAGCACGCCCTCCATGAGCACCATCACTCACTCTGCACACATGGACATCTTCCAGAACCTGGCTGTGGACCTGGACACTGAGGGTAAGGAAGCatatctttgttttctgtccaatGGTAGATGAGTCCTGGGAGGTTTACAACTTTTCAGGCCATTGTCATTAACCATCTTCTAAGATGGTTTGATATTACATGGAATTTTTCTGGCTTCTGTGTGGTTTTGAGGTGTATTAACATTTGGTGATACCTTAAGTTTTACCAGTCTTACTTAGTAGTGCATTTTGTATTTGGTGTAACTCTTGATATGTTCTGCATTTAAAAACCAGAATCACTCTGATCATATTTCTGCTGTCATGTCTCCTCAGGGCGTTACCTGTTCTTGAACGCGATCGCAAATCAGCTGCGTTACCCCAACAGTCACACCCACTACTTCAGCTGCACCATGCTCTACCTGTTTGCTGAAGCCAACACAGAGGCCATCCAAGAGCAGATCACCAGGTGAGTCTGAGTGACAAAGGAAAAGTTATCCATCACTAAGTTAGGTATTTTCTCTGTATTAAAGCTTTGTGTCTCCCTCAGGGTTCTGCTGGAGAGGCTGATCGTGAACAGGCCTCACCCCTGGGGTCTCCTCATCACCTTCATCGAGCTGATCAAGAATCCTGCCTTCAAGTTCTGGAGCCACGACTTTGTGCACTGTGCCCCTGAGATTGAAAAGTAGGTTCCCTGTCGGACTCATTGATGTTTTAATGGTGTTGATGATTTATAATAAAGAAACTAGAATGACAGTCAGTGGATCCAACAGTCCACTTaacaaactgcatttaaattcactagatcaggacttttatttggatcctcTCTGCACATGttcgtagatatcagtcctcttaatCAGATTtatgaatgattccctgggaagtTGGTGAAATTTTCAATCAACGGCCTATCTCATCTTAtctaatgttaaagaaaagaatc comes from the Hippoglossus hippoglossus isolate fHipHip1 chromosome 6, fHipHip1.pri, whole genome shotgun sequence genome and includes:
- the cnot1 gene encoding CCR4-NOT transcription complex subunit 1 isoform X6, whose amino-acid sequence is MNLDSLSLALSQISYLVDNLIKKNYRASQQEIQHIVNRHGPEADRHLLRCLFSHVDFSGDGKSSGKDFHQTQFLIQECVSLISKPNFISTLCYAIDNPLHYQKSLKPSAHLFTQLSKVLKLSKVQEVIFGLALLNSSNTDLRGFAAQFVKQKLPDLLRSYVDADLGGNQEGGFQDIAIEVLHLLLSHLLFGQKGASGVGQEQIDAFLKTLCRDFPQERCPVVLAPLLYPEKRDILMDRILPDSGELAKTMMESSLSEFMQEVGYGFCASVDECRNIILQYGVREVTASQVARVLGMMARTHSGLTDGIPLQSISAPGSGIWSDGKDKNDGSQAHTWNVEVLIDVVKEVNPSLNFKEVTYELDHAGFSIRDSKGLQIVVYGIQRGLGIEVFPVDLIYRPWKHAEGQLSFIQHSLMSPEVFCFADYPCHNVATDILKAPPEDDNREIATWKSLDLVESLLRLSEVGQYEQVKQLFSFPIKLCPDMLVLALLQISTSWHTLRHELISTLMPIFLGNHPNSAIILHYAWHGQGQSPSIRQLIMHSMAEWYMRGEQYDQAKLSRILDVAQDLKSLSMLLNGTPFAFVIDLAALASRREYLKLDKWLTDKIREHGEPFIQACVTFLKRRCPSIMGGLAPDKDQPKSAQLPPETLATMLACLQSCAGSVSQELSETILTMVANCSNVMNKARQPPPGVMPKGRAPSTSSLDAISPVQVSLSMDPLSGMGSLNLGGTATSHTQSMQGFPTSLSSAFSNPQSPAKAFPPLSNPNPSTPFGGIGSLSSQLPGMDSGPLSTGISSSIGASLGMPTVSTDPFGTRKMSTPGLNPPTFQQTDLSQVWPEANQHFSKEIDDEANSYFQRIYNHPPHPTMSVDEVLEMLQRFKDSTIKREREVFNCMLRNLFEEYRFFPQYPDKELHITACLFGGIIEKGLVTYMALGLALRYVLEALRKPYGSKMYYFGIAALDRFKNRLKDYPQYCQHLASIAHFLQFPHHLQECVQYIEYGQQSRDPPVKMQGSITTPGSLALAQVQAQSQSQPPGGPKAPQPGPPSTLVTPSTTTTTAAKTTTITRPTPSTFKKDVPPSINTTNIDTLLVATDQNERIVEPPENVQEKIAFIFNNLSQSNMTQKVEELKETVKDEFMPWVSQYLVMKRVSIEPNFHSLYSNFLDTLKNPEFVKMVLNETYRNIKVLLTSDKAAANFSDRSLLKNLGHWLGMITLAKNKPILYTDLEVKSLLLEAYVKGQQELLYVVPFVAKVLESSLRSMVFRPQNPWTMAIMNVLAELHQEHDLKLNLKFEIEVLCKNLSLDINDLKPGTLLKDKDKLKCLEEQLSAPKKEAKPPEELLPVSTTGDFVPFAAPPSTPAATTTACTTTGPPTPQFSYHDINVYALAGLAPHININVNIPLLQAHPQLKQCVRQSVERAVQELVHPVVDRSIKIAMTTCEQIIRKDFALDSEESRMRVAAHHMMRNLTAGMAMITCREPLLMSIATNLKNSFAAALRAPTPQQREMMEEAAARIAQDNCELACCFIQKTAVEKAGPEMDKRLATEFELRKHARQEGRRYCDPVVLTYQAERMPEQIRLKVGGVDPKQLAVYEEFARNVPGFLPSNDLSQPTGFLAQPMKQQAWATDDVAQIYDKCMADLEQHLHAIPPALAMNPLTQSLRSLLEAVALARNSRDGIAALGLLQKAVEGLLDATSGADADLLLRYRECHLLVLKALQDGRAYGPQWCNKQITRCLIECRDEYKYNVEAVELLIRNHLVNMQQYDLHLAQSMENGLHYMAVAFAMQLVKLLLVDERSVSHVTEADLFHTIETLMRTCAHSRANAPEGLPQLMDVVRSNYEAMIDRAHGGPNFMMHSGISQASEYDDPPGLREKAEYLLREWVNLYHSAAAGRDSTKAFSAFVGQMHGQGILKTDDLITRFFRLCTEMCVEISYRAQAEQQHNPAASAAIIRAKCYHNLDAFVRLIALLVKHSGEATNTVTKINLLNKVLGIVVGVLIQDHDVRQTEFQQLPYHRIFIMLLLELNAPEHVLETINFQTLTAFCNTFHILRPTKAPGFVYAWLELISHRIFIARMLAHTPQQKGWPMYAQLLIDLFKYLAPFLRNVELNKPMQILYKGTLRVLLVLLHDFPEFLCDYHYGFCDVIPPNCIQLRNLILSAFPRNMRLPDPFTPNLKVDMLSEINIAPRILTNFTGVMPSQFKKDLDSYLKTRSPVTFLSELRSNLQVSNEPGNRYNIQLINALVLYVGTQAIAHIHNKGSTPSMSTITHSAHMDIFQNLAVDLDTEGRYLFLNAIANQLRYPNSHTHYFSCTMLYLFAEANTEAIQEQITRVLLERLIVNRPHPWGLLITFIELIKNPAFKFWSHDFVHCAPEIEKLFQSVAQCCMGQKQAQQVMEGTSAS
- the cnot1 gene encoding CCR4-NOT transcription complex subunit 1 isoform X8, giving the protein MNLDSLSLALSQISYLVDNLIKKNYRASQQEIQHIVNRHGPEADRHLLRCLFSHVDFSGDGKSSGKDFHQTQFLIQECVSLISKPNFISTLCYAIDNPLHYQKSLKPSAHLFTQLSKVLKLSKVQEVIFGLALLNSSNTDLRGFAAQFVKQKLPDLLRSYVDADLGGNQEGGFQDIAIEVLHLLLSHLLFGQKGASGVGQEQIDAFLKTLCRDFPQERCPVVLAPLLYPEKRDILMDRILPDSGELAKTMMESSLSEFMQEVGYGFCASVDECRNIILQYGVREVTASQVARVLGMMARTHSGLTDGIPLQSISAPGSGIWSDGKDKNDGSQAHTWNVEVLIDVVKEVNPSLNFKEVTYELDHAGFSIRDSKGLQIVVYGIQRGLGIEVFPVDLIYRPWKHAEGQLSFIQHSLMSPEVFCFADYPCHNVATDILKAPPEDDNREIATWKSLDLVESLLRLSEVGQYEQVKQLFSFPIKLCPDMLVLALLQISTSWHTLRHELISTLMPIFLGNHPNSAIILHYAWHGQGQSPSIRQLIMHSMAEWYMRGEQYDQAKLSRILDVAQDLKSLSMLLNGTPFAFVIDLAALASRREYLKLDKWLTDKIREHGEPFIQACVTFLKRRCPSIMGGLAPDKDQPKSAQLPPETLATMLACLQSCAGSVSQELSETILTMVANCSNVMNKARQPPPGVMPKGRAPSTSSLDAISPVQVSLSMDPLSGMGSLNLGGTATSHTQSMQGFPTSLSSAFSNPQSPAKAFPPLSNPNPSTPFGGIGSLSSQLPGMDSGPLSTGISSSIGASLGMPTVSTDPFGTRKMSTPGLNPPTFQQTDLSQVWPEANQHFSKEIDDEANSYFQRIYNHPPHPTMSVDEVLEMLQRFKDSTIKREREVFNCMLRNLFEEYRFFPQYPDKELHITACLFGGIIEKGLVTYMALGLALRYVLEALRKPYGSKMYYFGIAALDRFKNRLKDYPQYCQHLASIAHFLQFPHHLQEYIEYGQQSRDPPVKMQGSITTPGSLALAQVQAQSQSQPPGGPKAPQPGPPSTLVTPSTTTTTAAKTTTITRPTPSTFKKDVPPSINTTNIDTLLVATDQNERIVEPPENVQEKIAFIFNNLSQSNMTQKVEELKETVKDEFMPWVSQYLVMKRVSIEPNFHSLYSNFLDTLKNPEFVKMVLNETYRNIKVLLTSDKAAANFSDRSLLKNLGHWLGMITLAKNKPILYTDLEVKSLLLEAYVKGQQELLYVVPFVAKVLESSLRSMVFRPQNPWTMAIMNVLAELHQEHDLKLNLKFEIEVLCKNLSLDINDLKPGTLLKDKDKLKCLEEQLSAPKKEAKPPEELLPVSTTGDFVPFAAPPSTPAATTTACTTTGPPTPQFSYHDINVYALAGLAPHININVNIPLLQAHPQLKQCVRQSVERAVQELVHPVVDRSIKIAMTTCEQIIRKDFALDSEESRMRVAAHHMMRNLTAGMAMITCREPLLMSIATNLKNSFAAALRAPTPQQREMMEEAAARIAQDNCELACCFIQKTAVEKAGPEMDKRLATEFELRKHARQEGRRYCDPVVLTYQAERMPEQIRLKVGGVDPKQLAVYEEFARNVPGFLPSNDLSQPTGFLAQPMKQQAWATDDVAQIYDKCMADLEQHLHAIPPALAMNPLTQSLRSLLEAVALARNSRDGIAALGLLQKAVEGLLDATSGADADLLLRYRECHLLVLKALQDGRAYGPQWCNKQITRCLIECRDEYKYNVEAVELLIRNHLVNMQQYDLHLAQSMENGLHYMAVAFAMQLVKLLLVDERSVSHVTEADLFHTIETLMRTCAHSRANAPEGLPQLMDVVRSNYEAMIDRAHGGPNFMMHSGISQASEYDDPPGLREKAEYLLREWVNLYHSAAAGRDSTKAFSAFVGQMHGQGILKTDDLITRFFRLCTEMCVEISYRAQAEQQHNPAASAAIIRAKCYHNLDAFVRLIALLVKHSGEATNTVTKINLLNKVLGIVVGVLIQDHDVRQTEFQQLPYHRIFIMLLLELNAPEHVLETINFQTLTAFCNTFHILRPTKAPGFVYAWLELISHRIFIARMLAHTPQQKGWPMYAQLLIDLFKYLAPFLRNVELNKPMQILYKGTLRVLLVLLHDFPEFLCDYHYGFCDVIPPNCIQLRNLILSAFPRNMRLPDPFTPNLKVDMLSEINIAPRILTNFTGVMPSQFKKDLDSYLKTRSPVTFLSELRSNLQVSNEPGNRYNIQLINALVLYVGTQAIAHIHNKGSTPSMSTITHSAHMDIFQNLAVDLDTEGRYLFLNAIANQLRYPNSHTHYFSCTMLYLFAEANTEAIQEQITRVLLERLIVNRPHPWGLLITFIELIKNPAFKFWSHDFVHCAPEIEKLFQSVAQCCMGQKQAQQVMEGTSAS